In one Dunckerocampus dactyliophorus isolate RoL2022-P2 chromosome 9, RoL_Ddac_1.1, whole genome shotgun sequence genomic region, the following are encoded:
- the frmpd4 gene encoding FERM and PDZ domain-containing protein 4 isoform X5, with protein sequence MLALSLSLLLSLSLCPADHTLPLTHTHHTPHAVSRMQKRTFVFVFCFFFTKFTCAGIFFWLISQSTPVQLTPLPLSGGPSEGKLIPGDEIIMINDEPVSSAPRERVIDLVRSCKESILLTVVQPYPSPKSAFISAAKKAKLKTNPVKVRFAEEVIINGQLPETVKDNSLLFMPNVLKVYLENGQTKSFKFDSNTSIKDVILTLQEKLSIKSIEHFSLILEQRAEGSASKLMLLHEQEMLTQVTKRPGSHKMKCFFRITFVPKDPLELLRRDAIAFEYLYVQSCNDVVLERFGSELKYDTALRLAALQMYILTINTKQSQKVSLKYIEKEWGLALFLPPAVLSSMKEKNIKKALAHILKTNQNLVPPGKKLTALQAKVHYLKYLSDLRLYGGRVFKSTLIQGEKHTEVTLLVGPKYGISHVINTKTNLVALLADFSHVNRIEMYAEEENKVRVELHVLDVKPITLLMESTDAMNLACLTAGYYRLLVDSRRSIFNVAKNTDSMGIHQAARIKQTYQAIECTYSTPQKGYEDRNHQRFSQDFSDPEFECLERGRCEGQPAYMAEIHQAHHSIHMAERAEYCRLPCSQTYLNVPRTKDQEPSRSAKVSFIFGDPPLDTVNPQNLGYQRLMDEGSEIIDNHSPMYRRLDEDYKMMDALEDGDGYQYSTKMFEEPLLHDICYAETTDDAEDEDDISCEEDIVMSDIDKPALLSLSGSSDDIIDLTSLPPPPEGNDEEDNDVLLHSLNLAIAAPPPGFRDSSDEEEHQEAGNQAQGGHNDIPVSLIDSVPDHSVQNQGEPLDEAVVSTLQALEALAASEEPAQSENTGVQILRAFSPESSDSGNETNSSEMTESSELATAQRHSDNHLRMQVAATDGYHAANGEKTEGLGDDGAGTVQGHQGEELKSAATASSQLFHSDGGEMEPETMEIKSVSEYFTKMHIGSIISRQRGKQREPENRIQRETCSPAERCHVTSQELAKEEETHLVGKYNTFTVRDSYYVNQLDLGRTPLKDRHQKWLHRAPGNKMDEALSPEYVNESQASHTDRLTMKGGKQDSDERSQPLNAQLRSPAKEPEGADTSRDGEQQIKNTASDHDVTRLYEYHLSKRMSSLQSEGAHSLQSSQCSSIDAGCSTGSSSCVTPMDSPLCATDNTHVLSESSLKGLSYVTVAEEKACVPPGQNKDPTQLRKNHAPNSGEGGFGNSRDSSHRLSKIKETTACAQQWKVGDESSLTLCHETSNTTTVMSPSLLQSCTEPSKLAWAGAESDPHALLSPTCDLLKGSLRKPRKVQMHRRSWSTLMQGSRSFEALLERTKATFTGKSGGQNPESQHRSKVQRISYAKTIPKSLSHGSVAGNSSCGRLPQSATTRLDTGAWRCHGPVSCCFIRRQKNTERAHREPAQLVYSVGSTGDKNAVLKADNAAAAVKGMSLEARLACVNSMKGKTYSLRTGFALAQTDALEIVSLLRSSHTSRGDSVEVGDAGMETFSRLLITQAKVLSGACGQMAAEYGSPEELLLTLTHSFHTLCCLTQACMSLAEGLRGDTERHEVVAKVDEVVINYVCLLKAAEAAMVSAPGDPSVKALTYHSAKMSATVNTLIHLMTTLSIK encoded by the exons GAGCTGCAAGGAGTCCATATTGTTGACCGTCGTTCAGCCATACCCA TCACCCAAGTCGGCGTTCATCAGTGCAGCCAAAAAGGCCAAGTTAAAGACCAATCCCGTCAAAGTTCGCTTTGCCGAAGAAGTCATCATCAATGGCCAGCTCCCT GAAACTGTGAAGGACAATTCCCTTCTTTTTATGCCAAATGTTCTGAAGGTCTACCTGGAGAACGGTCAGACGAAATCGTTTAAATTTGACAGCAACACATCTATTAAG GATGTCATCTTGACCCTGCAAGAGAAGCTTTCCATTAAGAGTATCGAACACTTCTCTTTGATTCTGGAGCAACGAGCTGAAGGGTCAGCGAGCAAACTCATGCTCCTGCATGAGCAGGAGATGCTAACTCAG GTGACAAAGAGGCCGGGGTCACACAAGATGAAGTGTTTTTTTCGCATCACTTTTGTCCCAAAGGACCCCCTAGAGCTGCTTAGGAGAGATGCGATAGCATTTGAGTACCTCTATGTCCAG AGCTGTAATGATGTGGTACTGGAGAGATTCGGGTCAGAGCTGAAATATGACACTGCTCTCCGTCTTGCTGCACtgcaaatgtatattttaaccATCAATACCAAGCAGTCACAGAAAGTGTCCCTCAAGTACATTGA GAAGGAGTGGGGTCTAGCCTTGTTCCTGCCTCCTGCAGTGCTGTCTAGCATGAAAGAGAAGAACATCAAAAAAGCCCTCGCTCACATCCTCAAAACCAACCAGAACCTTGTTCCGCCtggtaaaaag CTGACTGCCTTGCAGGCTAAGGTCCATTATCTGAAGTATCTCAGTGACTTGAGGCTCTATGGAGGTCGGGTGTTTAAGTCCACACTTATT CAAGGCGAGAAGCACACTGAGGTGACCTTGCTGGTTGGGCCCAAATATGGCATCAGCCACGTGATTAACACCAAAACCAACCTGGTGGCACTTCTGGCTGATTTCAGTCATGTCAACCGCATTGAGATGTACGCAGAAGAGGAAAACAAAGTTCGAGTGGAGCTCCATGTTCTGGACGTAAAG CCCATCACCCTGTTAATGGAATCCACTGACGCAATGAATCTGGCCTGTCTGACTGCTGGTTACTACAGATTATTGGTGGACTCTCGGCGTTCCATCTTCAATGTGGCCAAGAACACTGACAGTATGGGAATAC ATCAAGCAGCGAGGATCAAGCAGACCTACCAGGCCATCGAATGCACATACAGCACGCCCCAAAAAGGATATGAAGACAGGAACCACCAGAGGTTCAGCCAAGACTTCTCAGACCCGGAGTTTGAATGCCTGGAACGCGGCAGATGTGAAGGTCAACCAGCCTACATGGCTGAGATCCACCAGGCTCATCATTCAATACATATGGCAGAAAGAGCAGAGTACTGCCGGTTACCATGCTCCCAAACATACCTTAATGTCCCAAGAACCAAAGACCAAGAACCCTCGAGGAGTGCAAAGGTCTCTTTCATATTCGGAGATCCTCCTTTAGACACCGTAAACCCCCAAAATCTGGGCTACCAGAGACTGATGGACGAAGGTTCAGAGATTATAGACAATCACAGCCCCATGTACAGGCGCCTGGATGAGGACTACAAGATGATGGACGCCCTTGAAGACGGCGATGGGTATCAGTATTCCACCAAAATGTTTGAGGAGCCGCTGCTGCACGATATCTGCTATGCAGAGACAACGGATGACGCAGAAGACGAGGATGACATCAGCTGCGAGGAGGACATTGTGATGAGTGACATTGACAAGCCTGCGTTGCTCTCCCTCTCAGGATCcagtgatgacatcatcgacTTGACCTCCCTCCCACCACCACCGGAGGGCAACGATGAGGAGGATAACGACGTACTGCTGCACTCGCTGAACCTGGCCATTGCTGCTCCTCCTCCCGGCTTCAGGGACAGCTCAGATGAGGAGGAGCACCAGGAGGCTGGGAATCAGGCCCAGGGCGGCCACAATGATATCCCAGTGTCCCTCATAGATTCAGTGCCGGACCATAGTGTACAGAACCAGGGGGAGCCCCTCGACGAGGCCGTTGTGTCCACTTTGCAGGCACTTGAGGCCCTTGCTGCATCTGAGGAACCCGCACAATCTGAGAACACAG GTGTACAAATATTACGAGCCTTTAGTCCCGAGTCATCAGATTCTGGCAATGAAACCAACTCGTCCGAGATGACGGAAAGTTCCGAGCTGGCCACCGCCCAGAGGCACTCGGACAACCACCTGAGGATGCAGGTAGCTGCGACCGACGGTTACCACGCCGCGAATGGCGAGAAGACAGAGGGACTTGGTGATGACGGCGCAGGGACTGTGCAGGGGCATCAGGGTGAGGAGCTGAAATCCGCTGCCACGGCCTCTTCCCAGCTATTCCACTCGGACGGTGGTGAGATGGAGCCAGAGACAATGGAAATCAAATCAGTCAGTGAATACTTCACTAAGATGCACATCGGCTCAATTATAAGCCGGCAGAGAGGGAAACAGCGGGAGCCAGAGAACCGAATCCAACGAGAGACCTGTTCTCCCGCTGAGAGATGCCATGTGACTTCCCAAGAACTAGCTAAAGAGGAGGAGACACATCTTGTTGGGAAGTACAACACGTTCACTGTGAGAGATTCCTATTATGTGAATCAGCTTGATCTGGGACGAACTCCCCTCAAAGACCGGCATCAAAAATGGCTGCACAGAGCGCCCGGAAACAAAATGGACGAGGCTCTCTCTCCAGAATATGTGAATGAGTCACAGGCCTCCCACACAGACAGGTTGACAATGAAGGGAGGGAAACAGGATTCGGATGAAAGAAGCCAACCGTTAAATGCCCAACTCCGCTCTCCCGCCAAGGAACCCGAGGGGGCTGATACTTCACGGGACGGTGAGCAGCAAATTAAGAATACGGCGTCAGACCATGATGTCACAAGGCTGTACGAATACCACTTGAGCAAGCGCATGTCATCCTTGCAGAGTGAGGGGGCTCATTCTCTACAAAGTTCTCAATGTTCCTCCATAGATGCTGGATGTAGCACGGGCAGCAGCAGTTGTGTCACTCCAATGGATTCGCCACTTTGCGCTACAGACAACACGCATGTACTGTCTGAGTCCTCGCTAAAGGGGCTGAGTTATGTAACCGTTGCTGAGGAAAAGGCCTGTGTTCCCCCAGGCCAAAATAAGGACCCCACACAACTGAGGAAAAACCACGCACCCAACAGCGGAGAGGGTGGGTTTGGAAATAGCCGGGACAGCAGTCACAGATTATCCAAGATAAAAGAAACCACAG CCTGCGCACAGCAGTGGAAGGTTGGAGATGAGTCATCTTTAACTCTCTGTCATGAGACCAGTAACACCACTACAGTCATGTCACCATCCTTATTACAAAGCTGCACAGAGCCCAGTAAGCTGGCGTGGGCCGGAGCAGAGTCCGACCCGCATGCCCTGCTTTCCCCCACGTGTGACCTTCTCAAAGGCAGCCTCAGGAAGCCACGCAAGGTTCAGATGCACAGGAGAAGCTGGAGCACATTAATGCAAGGCTCCAGGAGCTTTGAGGCATTGCTGGAGAGGACCAAAGCCACGTTCACAGGGAAGAGCGGTGGTCAGAATCCAGAGTCCCAACATCGATCGAAAGTTCAGCGCATATCGTATGCCAAAACCATCCCCAAAAGTTTGTCCCACGGTTCAGTTGCCGGTAATTCATCATGTGGAAGGCTGCCGCAGTCGGCGACAACACGGCTGGATACGGGTGCATGGAGATGCCATGGGCCGGTCAGTTGCTGCTTCATTCGAAGACAGAAGAACACTGAGCGTGCTCACAGGGAGCCCGCCCAGCTCGTTTACTCTGTCGGCTCGACTGGCGATAAGAACGCAGTCTTGAAAGCAGACAACGCAGCCGCTGCAGTGAAAGGCATGAGCCTGGAGGCGAGGTTAGCTTGTGTGAATTCAATGAAGGGAAAGACCTACAGCCTTCGCACAGGGTTCGCACTCGCACAGACGGACGCCTTGGAGATCGTTAGCTTGCTGCGTTCCAGCCACACGTCAAGAGGTGACAGCGTGGAGGTCGGCGACGCTGGCATGGAGACGTTCTCCCGACTGCTCATCACGCAGGCTAAAGTGCTGAGCGGCGCCTGTGGTCAGATGGCTGCAGAGTACGGCAGCCCGGAGGAGCTGTTGCTCACTCTGACGCACAGCTTCCACACACTCTGCTGCCTAACGCAGGCCTGCATGTCCTTGGCGGAAGGCCTCCGCGGCGACACAGAGCGGCATGAGGTGGTAGCCAAGGTGGATGAGGTTGTCATCAACTACGTGTGTCTGCTGAAAGCTGCCGAGGCAGCTATGGTGAGCGCCCCTGGCGATCCAAGTGTGAAAGCATTGACGTATCACTCTGCCAAAATGTCCGCTACCGTAAACACGCTAATTCACTTAATGACAACACTGAGCATCAAATAA
- the frmpd4 gene encoding FERM and PDZ domain-containing protein 4 isoform X7: MRRDPVLGFGFVAGSEKPVVVRSVTPGGPSEGKLIPGDEIIMINDEPVSSAPRERVIDLVRSCKESILLTVVQPYPSPKSAFISAAKKAKLKTNPVKVRFAEEVIINGQLPETVKDNSLLFMPNVLKVYLENGQTKSFKFDSNTSIKDVILTLQEKLSIKSIEHFSLILEQRAEGSASKLMLLHEQEMLTQVTKRPGSHKMKCFFRITFVPKDPLELLRRDAIAFEYLYVQSCNDVVLERFGSELKYDTALRLAALQMYILTINTKQSQKVSLKYIEKEWGLALFLPPAVLSSMKEKNIKKALAHILKTNQNLVPPGKKLTALQAKVHYLKYLSDLRLYGGRVFKSTLIQGEKHTEVTLLVGPKYGISHVINTKTNLVALLADFSHVNRIEMYAEEENKVRVELHVLDVKPITLLMESTDAMNLACLTAGYYRLLVDSRRSIFNVAKNTDSMGIHQAARIKQTYQAIECTYSTPQKGYEDRNHQRFSQDFSDPEFECLERGRCEGQPAYMAEIHQAHHSIHMAERAEYCRLPCSQTYLNVPRTKDQEPSRSAKVSFIFGDPPLDTVNPQNLGYQRLMDEGSEIIDNHSPMYRRLDEDYKMMDALEDGDGYQYSTKMFEEPLLHDICYAETTDDAEDEDDISCEEDIVMSDIDKPALLSLSGSSDDIIDLTSLPPPPEGNDEEDNDVLLHSLNLAIAAPPPGFRDSSDEEEHQEAGNQAQGGHNDIPVSLIDSVPDHSVQNQGEPLDEAVVSTLQALEALAASEEPAQSENTGVQILRAFSPESSDSGNETNSSEMTESSELATAQRHSDNHLRMQVAATDGYHAANGEKTEGLGDDGAGTVQGHQGEELKSAATASSQLFHSDGGEMEPETMEIKSVSEYFTKMHIGSIISRQRGKQREPENRIQRETCSPAERCHVTSQELAKEEETHLVGKYNTFTVRDSYYVNQLDLGRTPLKDRHQKWLHRAPGNKMDEALSPEYVNESQASHTDRLTMKGGKQDSDERSQPLNAQLRSPAKEPEGADTSRDGEQQIKNTASDHDVTRLYEYHLSKRMSSLQSEGAHSLQSSQCSSIDAGCSTGSSSCVTPMDSPLCATDNTHVLSESSLKGLSYVTVAEEKACVPPGQNKDPTQLRKNHAPNSGEGGFGNSRDSSHRLSKIKETTACAQQWKVGDESSLTLCHETSNTTTVMSPSLLQSCTEPSKLAWAGAESDPHALLSPTCDLLKGSLRKPRKVQMHRRSWSTLMQGSRSFEALLERTKATFTGKSGGQNPESQHRSKVQRISYAKTIPKSLSHGSVAGNSSCGRLPQSATTRLDTGAWRCHGPVSCCFIRRQKNTERAHREPAQLVYSVGSTGDKNAVLKADNAAAAVKGMSLEARLACVNSMKGKTYSLRTGFALAQTDALEIVSLLRSSHTSRGDSVEVGDAGMETFSRLLITQAKVLSGACGQMAAEYGSPEELLLTLTHSFHTLCCLTQACMSLAEGLRGDTERHEVVAKVDEVVINYVCLLKAAEAAMVSAPGDPSVKALTYHSAKMSATVNTLIHLMTTLSIK, from the exons GAGCTGCAAGGAGTCCATATTGTTGACCGTCGTTCAGCCATACCCA TCACCCAAGTCGGCGTTCATCAGTGCAGCCAAAAAGGCCAAGTTAAAGACCAATCCCGTCAAAGTTCGCTTTGCCGAAGAAGTCATCATCAATGGCCAGCTCCCT GAAACTGTGAAGGACAATTCCCTTCTTTTTATGCCAAATGTTCTGAAGGTCTACCTGGAGAACGGTCAGACGAAATCGTTTAAATTTGACAGCAACACATCTATTAAG GATGTCATCTTGACCCTGCAAGAGAAGCTTTCCATTAAGAGTATCGAACACTTCTCTTTGATTCTGGAGCAACGAGCTGAAGGGTCAGCGAGCAAACTCATGCTCCTGCATGAGCAGGAGATGCTAACTCAG GTGACAAAGAGGCCGGGGTCACACAAGATGAAGTGTTTTTTTCGCATCACTTTTGTCCCAAAGGACCCCCTAGAGCTGCTTAGGAGAGATGCGATAGCATTTGAGTACCTCTATGTCCAG AGCTGTAATGATGTGGTACTGGAGAGATTCGGGTCAGAGCTGAAATATGACACTGCTCTCCGTCTTGCTGCACtgcaaatgtatattttaaccATCAATACCAAGCAGTCACAGAAAGTGTCCCTCAAGTACATTGA GAAGGAGTGGGGTCTAGCCTTGTTCCTGCCTCCTGCAGTGCTGTCTAGCATGAAAGAGAAGAACATCAAAAAAGCCCTCGCTCACATCCTCAAAACCAACCAGAACCTTGTTCCGCCtggtaaaaag CTGACTGCCTTGCAGGCTAAGGTCCATTATCTGAAGTATCTCAGTGACTTGAGGCTCTATGGAGGTCGGGTGTTTAAGTCCACACTTATT CAAGGCGAGAAGCACACTGAGGTGACCTTGCTGGTTGGGCCCAAATATGGCATCAGCCACGTGATTAACACCAAAACCAACCTGGTGGCACTTCTGGCTGATTTCAGTCATGTCAACCGCATTGAGATGTACGCAGAAGAGGAAAACAAAGTTCGAGTGGAGCTCCATGTTCTGGACGTAAAG CCCATCACCCTGTTAATGGAATCCACTGACGCAATGAATCTGGCCTGTCTGACTGCTGGTTACTACAGATTATTGGTGGACTCTCGGCGTTCCATCTTCAATGTGGCCAAGAACACTGACAGTATGGGAATAC ATCAAGCAGCGAGGATCAAGCAGACCTACCAGGCCATCGAATGCACATACAGCACGCCCCAAAAAGGATATGAAGACAGGAACCACCAGAGGTTCAGCCAAGACTTCTCAGACCCGGAGTTTGAATGCCTGGAACGCGGCAGATGTGAAGGTCAACCAGCCTACATGGCTGAGATCCACCAGGCTCATCATTCAATACATATGGCAGAAAGAGCAGAGTACTGCCGGTTACCATGCTCCCAAACATACCTTAATGTCCCAAGAACCAAAGACCAAGAACCCTCGAGGAGTGCAAAGGTCTCTTTCATATTCGGAGATCCTCCTTTAGACACCGTAAACCCCCAAAATCTGGGCTACCAGAGACTGATGGACGAAGGTTCAGAGATTATAGACAATCACAGCCCCATGTACAGGCGCCTGGATGAGGACTACAAGATGATGGACGCCCTTGAAGACGGCGATGGGTATCAGTATTCCACCAAAATGTTTGAGGAGCCGCTGCTGCACGATATCTGCTATGCAGAGACAACGGATGACGCAGAAGACGAGGATGACATCAGCTGCGAGGAGGACATTGTGATGAGTGACATTGACAAGCCTGCGTTGCTCTCCCTCTCAGGATCcagtgatgacatcatcgacTTGACCTCCCTCCCACCACCACCGGAGGGCAACGATGAGGAGGATAACGACGTACTGCTGCACTCGCTGAACCTGGCCATTGCTGCTCCTCCTCCCGGCTTCAGGGACAGCTCAGATGAGGAGGAGCACCAGGAGGCTGGGAATCAGGCCCAGGGCGGCCACAATGATATCCCAGTGTCCCTCATAGATTCAGTGCCGGACCATAGTGTACAGAACCAGGGGGAGCCCCTCGACGAGGCCGTTGTGTCCACTTTGCAGGCACTTGAGGCCCTTGCTGCATCTGAGGAACCCGCACAATCTGAGAACACAG GTGTACAAATATTACGAGCCTTTAGTCCCGAGTCATCAGATTCTGGCAATGAAACCAACTCGTCCGAGATGACGGAAAGTTCCGAGCTGGCCACCGCCCAGAGGCACTCGGACAACCACCTGAGGATGCAGGTAGCTGCGACCGACGGTTACCACGCCGCGAATGGCGAGAAGACAGAGGGACTTGGTGATGACGGCGCAGGGACTGTGCAGGGGCATCAGGGTGAGGAGCTGAAATCCGCTGCCACGGCCTCTTCCCAGCTATTCCACTCGGACGGTGGTGAGATGGAGCCAGAGACAATGGAAATCAAATCAGTCAGTGAATACTTCACTAAGATGCACATCGGCTCAATTATAAGCCGGCAGAGAGGGAAACAGCGGGAGCCAGAGAACCGAATCCAACGAGAGACCTGTTCTCCCGCTGAGAGATGCCATGTGACTTCCCAAGAACTAGCTAAAGAGGAGGAGACACATCTTGTTGGGAAGTACAACACGTTCACTGTGAGAGATTCCTATTATGTGAATCAGCTTGATCTGGGACGAACTCCCCTCAAAGACCGGCATCAAAAATGGCTGCACAGAGCGCCCGGAAACAAAATGGACGAGGCTCTCTCTCCAGAATATGTGAATGAGTCACAGGCCTCCCACACAGACAGGTTGACAATGAAGGGAGGGAAACAGGATTCGGATGAAAGAAGCCAACCGTTAAATGCCCAACTCCGCTCTCCCGCCAAGGAACCCGAGGGGGCTGATACTTCACGGGACGGTGAGCAGCAAATTAAGAATACGGCGTCAGACCATGATGTCACAAGGCTGTACGAATACCACTTGAGCAAGCGCATGTCATCCTTGCAGAGTGAGGGGGCTCATTCTCTACAAAGTTCTCAATGTTCCTCCATAGATGCTGGATGTAGCACGGGCAGCAGCAGTTGTGTCACTCCAATGGATTCGCCACTTTGCGCTACAGACAACACGCATGTACTGTCTGAGTCCTCGCTAAAGGGGCTGAGTTATGTAACCGTTGCTGAGGAAAAGGCCTGTGTTCCCCCAGGCCAAAATAAGGACCCCACACAACTGAGGAAAAACCACGCACCCAACAGCGGAGAGGGTGGGTTTGGAAATAGCCGGGACAGCAGTCACAGATTATCCAAGATAAAAGAAACCACAG CCTGCGCACAGCAGTGGAAGGTTGGAGATGAGTCATCTTTAACTCTCTGTCATGAGACCAGTAACACCACTACAGTCATGTCACCATCCTTATTACAAAGCTGCACAGAGCCCAGTAAGCTGGCGTGGGCCGGAGCAGAGTCCGACCCGCATGCCCTGCTTTCCCCCACGTGTGACCTTCTCAAAGGCAGCCTCAGGAAGCCACGCAAGGTTCAGATGCACAGGAGAAGCTGGAGCACATTAATGCAAGGCTCCAGGAGCTTTGAGGCATTGCTGGAGAGGACCAAAGCCACGTTCACAGGGAAGAGCGGTGGTCAGAATCCAGAGTCCCAACATCGATCGAAAGTTCAGCGCATATCGTATGCCAAAACCATCCCCAAAAGTTTGTCCCACGGTTCAGTTGCCGGTAATTCATCATGTGGAAGGCTGCCGCAGTCGGCGACAACACGGCTGGATACGGGTGCATGGAGATGCCATGGGCCGGTCAGTTGCTGCTTCATTCGAAGACAGAAGAACACTGAGCGTGCTCACAGGGAGCCCGCCCAGCTCGTTTACTCTGTCGGCTCGACTGGCGATAAGAACGCAGTCTTGAAAGCAGACAACGCAGCCGCTGCAGTGAAAGGCATGAGCCTGGAGGCGAGGTTAGCTTGTGTGAATTCAATGAAGGGAAAGACCTACAGCCTTCGCACAGGGTTCGCACTCGCACAGACGGACGCCTTGGAGATCGTTAGCTTGCTGCGTTCCAGCCACACGTCAAGAGGTGACAGCGTGGAGGTCGGCGACGCTGGCATGGAGACGTTCTCCCGACTGCTCATCACGCAGGCTAAAGTGCTGAGCGGCGCCTGTGGTCAGATGGCTGCAGAGTACGGCAGCCCGGAGGAGCTGTTGCTCACTCTGACGCACAGCTTCCACACACTCTGCTGCCTAACGCAGGCCTGCATGTCCTTGGCGGAAGGCCTCCGCGGCGACACAGAGCGGCATGAGGTGGTAGCCAAGGTGGATGAGGTTGTCATCAACTACGTGTGTCTGCTGAAAGCTGCCGAGGCAGCTATGGTGAGCGCCCCTGGCGATCCAAGTGTGAAAGCATTGACGTATCACTCTGCCAAAATGTCCGCTACCGTAAACACGCTAATTCACTTAATGACAACACTGAGCATCAAATAA